CTTCGGTTGCTTATCGACCGAAATATCCTGGTATGAGGGTTGTTGGCATTTGCCATCCCAGAGGCTCTCTAATACCATATCCGACGAAACCGTGGCACTTGCGCAGGCTCTGATGGATAAGCATCACAAGAAGTCAGAGTCCGCGGAGAAAAGTCCGTAGTCTTTTATCTACTGTTCCTCTTTTCGGACCTGAAACGCAGGGATTTTGACCGAGTCTCGCCTATACGGTTTGTCATTCCTGGCGAAGACATCTCTCCACACCGCGGTGAAGAATAccaggggaggaggggtgtgCAAGCGGGTTCTTTTATGCAAAGCTGATCCTCTCCCTTCAAGTCCGATTGCAGGGAACCATAAAGCGCACCCGCGTGGGGGACTGCGTGATGTCGTGATTGGCTGCTTAGCAGGACAGTAATATTGACAGTGGCCGGGCAACTAGATATTGCAACTCTGGGCTGAAATGCTGTGCACACTTGCTTGATATCAGGCAAGGAATACTTTACGAAACTcgacaccatcttcaccgccGCTTGCCAGTGGCTTTCCGTGCATCGGAACCGGAGTGAAGAGACGAAAGCCAGGCTCTCATAAATAAGGAGGCAGGCTTCAAACAATGAGGTTATGTTTCCTGACCATGATCCCGCTTCTCTTGCTGATCAGCACTAAACCCCATAATATCTCTCCCGTGGGTCTTGTGGatctctcctcttcccgtTCTCTCCTCCGCTCCCTTTCTTGGCCATCTCTTTATCTGTGACCACAGAGACTTTCCTTCAGTTCATGTAGAGCCATCACATTGCTTGTAGCTCGTATTCTCACTTCATTCCATAAAACCAACGAAGATCTTTAGTCAATGTAAGTCAGTGTTTTCATGTGATTCTCTTTCCTTTGATCATTTGGGCACAGTTTTCGTTACCAAATATCATGGGAGAAGAGAATTGTTCTAGAAAGCCGGCATATTCAAGATATTCTAGACATCTAGACCTCGTATAGTAGCAAACTGCAACAGCTAACAATGCCATTCATAGCAGGTTCATTCAAGGCAACACCAGTGCAAAGTCTCAATGTCAACTCAACCTCTACAGCCGAGTCTTTCACCAgcccttcatcttcatcactcCTAACCACACCTCAAAACTGTTCACCCTCCCTAGGTAATTTCACTTACAACAAGTTGCTGCTCATTGGCGCAACCTGCAACTTGCACCATTCTCAACTCACTTAAGCTCACTCGCCTTCAAGTATGGAAACTCAAAACTCactcaccctcccaaaacaGCCACCCACACAAGCAACTTTCATCACTTCATCCCGCATGTtctcatctccatctcaaTCAAAGTGAGCCCTGACTTTTCATCCAAACTTCATTCTCTATTCATTCTATCTCTTTTAAAAACGCTACCTTATCGTCATTAACACTCAACCCCTACATGAAGCATTCTCTCATCTCGCGACAAAAGCCAGCCATTAATCCGCCACCAAATACATCACCATGGCCCGAAATCCCCGAATCaaaaaacacaacaacaatttTATTTTAACACATCGGAGGTATTAGGGGCACCTAATAAAAACAGCAGTTTGCGCCCCAACCCCATACAGAAAGGCAGAAACAAATGGAAtctcctttcctcctccctccaatccaacaacgacaaaagaaaaaagaaaaggctCAAATCCAAAAGAGCCtaaaacccaacccaaaaaccacaaaagaaaaagctcAAATCCATCAAAGCCAAAAAGATCCATGGTAtcatcccccatctccagcccGCCCTCCATGCCCGAGTCGGCATCCCTCATCCCTCCAAATCAAAACTTGGTCCCCTTCCTAGAAGAAGAAACTCCCCATCCCTGAGGCAagcctccccatcaaccccctcttcttgctgCTAGACCCAGCATACATAGCCCCGTTATAAATCGTCGGCGGCACCGTCACCATCCCTGTGGTATCCAAATAATCCTGCGTATTGCCCGCCGCGTTGCCACTCACCGGGATGCCCATCTTGTTGCAAGCATCCAGATGATCCTGAGGGAAGGTCAGGTTTCTCAGCCTGTCCGGCGCCTCAATGATGGTGGCCGTCAGGCCCATCTCGACATGCCACTCAATGTGGCAATGGAACAGCCAAGTGCCCGGGTTGGTGGCCTTGAACCGCAAGACGGCGTGCGAGTGCGCCATGACCGTGACGGTGTCGCGCCGGGGCGGCTTCTGGTTGTAGTTGGTGTCCCTGCCGGACCAGTCCCCGGTGCCGGTCTTGGGGCGGTCGAGAACCTGGAAGTGATGGCCATGGAGATGGAAAGGGTGGGTGGCAGCATCCTGGTTGTTGACCACGATCTGGACGACATCGCCGTAGTTGACAATGAAGGGGTTGATCTGGCCGTAGACGATGGGATTGCTGTTGTCGTCGCCCGTGGTGGCGGCCGAGTACAAGGCCGGCACCTTTTGGTCGATGTATGTCAGGTTGTTGAAGCAAGCGCGGGGGTAGCCGTTGGCATCTGTGCAGAATGCGAAGTCCATCTTGATCAGAGTGTCATAGTTGGTGTCGTTCCCCCCGAGGATCGCCTCGTTGTCATATGGCTTGAAGTGGGAGTCGTCAGCAGGCTTCCACTTGTGCACCACGTCCTTCTTGGTGTTTGGTTTGTTGTAATCCATGGTGAGGTAGCCGGTGTAGTTGTGTGGCCATTGGAGGGGACCCAAGTCGGGATTTGTCCAGTCGCGGTTGATATCCAGCGAGATCAAGAATGGGTAGTTGTCGTTGTCGCGATCAATGCACTCGATGATGAAGTCGTAACGCTGAGCCGTGGCAATGCGGAGCTGATACTTGACCTCCTTTTGCAGATAGTCGGCGTCATTCATGATGATGTTAATGTCGTGAGAATCGAAGTGAATCATGGCGGAAGCCAAGGCGGCGAAGCTGATCATGCGGAAGCGATACTTCCTGCCTTTGGTGAAGTTGACATTCAACCCAGCTCCCTCGTTGATGATCATGCCATCGGGAATGGGCGGAGCGAATCGAGTATTGCTAGGCTGCAGCATGTTGCGGACCATGGTAAGAGACTCATTGTGGTACCTGTCACTTGTTAAGTTGAGCCTCACAACCAATGGATGGTAAGCAACTCACCAATCAGAAACCGTCAAGATAACCTCTTCATCGTACGAGCCGGCATAGGGGTCATTAGGATCGTGAACAAGGAAAACTCCGCGCAGGCCGTCGGGGTATTGACCCATGTTGTGCGAGTGATCTAAATGTTGTTCTCAGCAAATGTCGCTTGCATAGCGGTCGAGCCAAACTTACACCAAAAGGTACCGCCGACATCAACCACGAATTTATACTGGAGAGTCGAGCCGGGAGGTACTGGGCACTGGGTAACACCGCTTGGCCCATCCATCTCGGGAGTCTGAACCTGGTTGATGCCGTGGAAATGGAGACCACTTGTCTGATTCCCGAGATTGTTAGTGAAGTTGATGATCACGGTATCACCGACCGTGGCATCAATCTGTGGACAAGGCCAAGCATTGTTGATGCCGACCACTGGCCTCCCAACTCCGTCTGGGGCTGCCCAGACCCAGGTTGCCGTCCAGTCATAGGTAACAGTGGCTGCTTTGGCCGCCGTGGCGAAAGACAGAGCCGCAAGCGATAGAACACCAGACGACTTCATGGTCACCTGTTACTGCTCTCCAGTAAAATCTCGTTGACACCTTGACCACGATCTGGCCGACGGCAGGTGCAAGGGTAACGAATGAGGGTGAATAAGTATTAAAAATTAaagaggtgaaggggggaggaggaggaggagagccagAGGAGAAAGCAACCGAATGCCCGGTTGAAGAGGTGTCGGATGATCCAAAGGAAAGATAGAAACCTCGAGAGTGGGAAACGAGGCCATTATATCGACCGGCCACGAGATAGCGCGAAGGCGAGAACGGAAATGCAAGGCCGCATGGTGCACCTACCGCAACAGGACACTAGGCCATCGTGAGGATCGCCCAACCAGTGCTCGGGTGCCAAGCGTCTTCTCCTAGTCCAGTATCGCGGGTTTTCGCTAACCCCCGGACCATACACTCCAaacaggggggggggagaggctGAGGGATCCATCAATGGCCGAAGATGTTGGGGAGCAGAATACGGAGCTAGTATCGATTGTCTGTGTTCTCTTGGTATTGATGAGTGGTTTCTTGGCCAAAGTTCCGTTTCTGACGACTGTTTGATGCTGATTAGGTCGTCAACTGGGCTGATGGTCTCTATGGCTGCAGATACAAGATGAGAAGGCGTGGCAAGGGCGGCGAGCTGGTGTGGAGAATTGGAAGCTGGGTCCAACCGCTGCCACGGAATAGCGAAGATGCCGCGGCATcagagaaacaaaaacaggACACGGGTGGGCGCGTTTTGGCCGCCTCGAGCTTGTGGGGAGTTGGGTTTGGGCTAGCGGGCTGGTGCATCTTCCTCATGCATGTAGGCAAGCCGGCCACGGAAAGAACAAAAGAATTCCTGTAATCTTCCAAATTGGGCGTCCTTGACGCAGCCATCGAAGCAAGGGGGTCGGTATCAGTCGAAACCATCACTGCTGGAACAACAGGCACAAGTTCCCACAGAAAGCGTAAACCTAGAGCTGATATTTTCGGTGTTGTTTCCACctgttcctcctcgagcAATCATCAGGACGCAAGCTAACAACAataacaccaccaccacccacacccagcTCGCAAAACAGTAATCCGAATCCCGAGCAAAAGGTCTCACTAACAACGTACAACGGTCAAATCGGCACCCGCCATGGGGAGACTGAATGCGGCTAACGGCGGTTAGCCCCCTTGGACTCGATCCGCTCAGCCGCTGGCATAAGGTCCAGCACAAAGGGTATCGAGGACGCAGTGGGAGGCAACCGCTCAACCACCAAATTTCAATGCGCAGATGTTGCCGGTAAAGGTTCGCCCGTGTAACTGCCAGATATGGCATAATGGCTGCGTCTCTCACCTGACCCTTGGAAGTCATGGAGTGTGGCAACGCAGCTTTCGATAGTTGTTCGCTGTGTGAAACCTGGGCTGAGCGGTAGACTTGGCCCAGACCTTGAACGTCACTCGAATTCCAATGAAGCCCTCCTGAAGAAACAGATCGGCGCAACCACGAGGGTGAAAAGGCgggaaaacaaaacacctAGCGTTGGTGTTGCGGAAGAGCGGCTCCATCCTGGATCTCCAAGTCGGCTGTGACCTCCATCGTCATCTCCCCTATCAAGCCATTGAAGTTGTTTGACGGTCAACTATTGCCAATAAGAATCCTTCATGCGGCTTGTGCCTTGACAGGTGTAACAAGACTCGAGAAGCTGTGTTCGAGGGGAGAGATCAAGAGCCGTCTTGGCAGAGGAAGTTGAAAGAAGCGCGTGGGGAGTGGGGCTTGGTGGAGCCCGCTAGGACCAGGGGCTTTTAGCAGGGTCCAGCGGGGCGTTGATTGCCGGAAATAGCGCGAGGCGCTGGTGATCTGCAGATGggatgttttcttttccactTGCATCTTGGCTCGAGCAGCAGCTCTGGTTTGCTCCCTGCgtaccccaaccctcccgtCCCGGCTTGTCTGGCTGCCTTGGCAACCCTCCTTGACCGCTCCAACGGCATCGGCCCTCGAGCCGACAGGACGGTGGTCTTCGGTCTTGAGTGCGCGCTGCGAGATCGAGCCACCAAGAGAGCCGGCTTAGGTGCTCAGCTTCCGGTCTTTGGATGCCCCGAGATCACCGAAGCTTTGTTACCGCCGGTCCCGAGCCCATAATTTGCCATCCTTCATTTCCTGGTTTCCCTCACGGCTTCCAAGTCGCTTtggtcttctttttctcggggcttctttctctcctgaACTGTGGCTTGGGCAACTGCCTGTGGCAGCCAGTTCTGCTCGCAGTGGTGCGCGCCGGTCGCCAATGGCATGACGGGGCCTTTCTTATTTCCCGAtgatggcgttttggggCGTCCTCCATCCTGCCAGGGTTTacgggtggtgatgagggtgtgTTGCTGACTTTGTTGTATGCTTCTTTTCTGCGAGAGCTCGGTCTTGGGCTGAGATGTGTCTGGGATACGTGAGATACGTGGGCCACTTCCCGGCCGAGCTCGGTGATTCTGTCAGTTCTGTCAGATAGACCTCACAGCTGGCTGCAGCAGCCAAGCAGTGCACCGCATTTTCGTCGACCTCAACTCGCCCAATTACGTTCATGGTCGCACTTTTGGGTAGGATATGTCTTAGCTGGAACAATGGAAGGCTGGATAACATCAAGTGCAAGCAAAGTAgatccttcaccaccccggGTGTGCACTGACTGACTAATAGCCGCTGCCAGCAGGACATACCCGCATGTTGAAATACGAGAGGCACTCAATTTGTGAACTTTGAGTACGAGAATGGGATTTGCAAGCGACGAGTTGCCCGTGTTTCAAGTGGGATAAACGGGTGCGTCTCTCCGTCTCATGACCTTCTCATTATCGGAACGAGAATTGGATCCTTGGTCATACCCATCCTTGATACGGCCAGCCCTAGGGGAATTAAAGGCGTGCTCGGTCTACAAGCTCATCCTCGGATGAAATATCTCACCAATTACCCGAGGGGAACCTTCCGAGTCCTAAAGACGGTGTGGATGACGAACGAGGATCCGGCAGAAATCCTGCCAAGAACCGGCAACATATTGGTGGGTAACACACGATGCTGAATGGAAAAGCTCGAGACCTGCCCCTGCAAGGTGCTAACTTCACATTTCACAAGCAACACTCTCACAATATGTCCCGTCGCTCCATCATGTTCAACTATCATATCCCTTAGTGTcaaataggtaggtaggtatacCTCACAACACAGTCCTCTGCTCGTTTTCGTGGTTAGAATACGCTTCACATGGTCCAGACATACTCGGAGCACATGCTCCTTGTCACACAAGAGCTCAGTCACCTTCCCTGCTCAAGGGTTATCCCCGGCACTTTCCGAGTTCCCGGAACGCTGTAAACAACAATTATTGAACGGCTGAAGGCATCTGCAAGATTGCTCACCAATATATTTACACCACATGAACATCATAGAGCCGTAGCTGCCCGTTATTACATGCCCATACACCACTTGGCATAGGACGCTCCACAGCAGTCTACCTTATCACATAGCCAAGCATTGCTCATGATGGAAAAGCAAAGTCATGATTATCCCAAACAAGAACGTCACACACGCCAAGGAGACTATCACTGAATATGAGCTCCCTTAAATTTCCTCATAGATCCTCTAAGTATAGAGCAGGATCTAATATTCAGGGGCAACAGCGTTTGTGTAACTTCATGAACAAACACAGTACAAACAGCAATACTACTCTCTAGGAACCGaacacaagaaaaagaatttATGCAGCTCTGACAACTCCATCTCACCTGCAGTTAAACTATTGAACTTGTGTGAAGTATAACAACAGAAGCTGACAAGCAGCCCAAGAATCCTTGATGAGATATTGACATCTTGACTCCTTTTTCGCGACAAAACCTCAAAGCCAAGTTGTCTCTGAACTACGCCGCCAACTAACACACTTACCCACATGTAAAAACGacgtccccctcctcctaaaAGATGGCGCGCTACCGCCAGTAGCACCTAATAGTCTGGATTGTGCGTGtaaccatcctcctccggcagctGCAACAGCCACAAGACCACACCAACATGGCGCGGATGAGGCTGAATCCGTAAGCGCTTCACATATGTTCAACCACACCACAGCCAACTTTCTACTCGCAACTTCCAGCTCAGAGTCGAAGATAGGTAATCATCCATAACGTCGTAAAACCATGACAGTCTTGCTGACCATCATATGATGCCGTCTTCAACCACTCATATACATACAATGACGCGGAACTGAATACTATGTGCTTTTGCGTAGCTTGCATAGATAGATAACAAcagcctcttctccttgCTGTGGCCCATGTCCCTTCATGCAAAATTATGAACTCATGATCTAACTCATCACCGAGAGCCCATTCGGCTCTTTGGTGTGTTTTCGGTAAAATGGAAGAAAAAACTAGAATGTGCACTCCCTCACTTTCCCGGTCCTCCCAGGTTCATACTCGATCCACCTGGCCACGCCCTTCTTCCCGCTCACAAGAATGCTACTCGGATTCATGACATGACAGCCCTCGTAGGTGACGCAAAATGGTGGAGCGGTCGTatcaaccagcaccaccgcgGTCGGAAGCGGGTAGAGATACAGCGGAGAAGTGTAATCCCAATGAACCGGCCTGATCGACTGTCGGAATGGAGCCAGATAGCCCTGATCCAGAATCGTCTTGACCAGTTTTCTTGCCGCCAACACATCATACGGCACCGCATTCGGATCTGCCACCGGTGATGGTCgttgctcctgctgctgctcatccccatccacctccataGCATCCCCATTGTCCTGCGTTGCCCCAGCcatctccacatccccatccccatccgcctccttccccttcaacctcacattcgccctcctcagcctAGCCGAGATGTCATCcctaaacaccaccacctcatgACCAGGCCCAAACAAACTCAACCGACTCGGATTACTAGTCCacaccgcctccccccccttcttctcccccgtcaATCCCGCCTCTTGGTTCGCCGCCGCAAACGTCCTCCTCACCCGGCTGGTGAACAACCCTGGAACCCCCCTTCTCGGCAACGGCACcgccgcccctcccccaaaagcCGAAACCCACCCGTCGTTATCGCCAGGCACAAACACAAACGTCGCCGTGGTCAACAAGGTGGGAAAATCCGCCAGCGTCGACGCCAGCGCGTCAAAGTACTCCTTGTACTCTATACTCCCCgcccctcccgtccccgtcGTAGCCCCCCCACCATGGCTGGCCATCACCCCGCAACTGGTGAAATTGCCGGTAATGATAAAGCTCATCGGtgtctccccttccccgtcgGTGGCATACAAACTGAGCACCTTTTTCAGGGCTTGCAAACTCCTCGGTTGGTCAAGGTTGAGCTCACCGAGTATCACGATCCGTGATCGTTGCTGGCCGGCGGGTTGCTGTCGTAGCAGCCGCTGTTCCAGTTTTCTCATCTTGCTGCCAATGGCGCGTTCACTCCCTACCCCGAGGAAATCAATCCATCCGAATCCACCCCCAATGGTATGCTCCTCGTCCCCAGCCATGCCATCCAGCCCGCTAACACCCAAGGTAGCGCGCCGTTTCTCACAGGGAGGCTGTCCGATGAAGAAACCTTGGAATCGGCCTCCTATCGTGCCTCCTACTCCCGAACTGCCAGACAGTCCCTTGCCGACggattcttcttcctcttcgtaGATGCCGTCTACCAGGACG
The sequence above is a segment of the Podospora pseudocomata strain CBS 415.72m chromosome 2 map unlocalized CBS415.72m_2, whole genome shotgun sequence genome. Coding sequences within it:
- the DPB2 gene encoding DNA-directed DNA polymerase epsilon, subunit B (COG:L; EggNog:ENOG503NVDX; antiSMASH:Cluster_1) encodes the protein MMIVSSPSKSLKKKQSQENTSPEKRKRPKPPPAPFFGARKNVAAAENPIPSSSPAFATPAHPLRPFQPPAPAKAAILPIILPPPTLRPLAFRTFTKKHNLTLTSSALQELASFIGRHCGSGWREEGLAEKVLEEVARGWKNRNGGVIVDGASPELKDILKNLEGNMSGGRIITGGNGQRGGLSRQNSLMLEASDEADHSKTRLGLRPTSLAREDSQASFGMSGIGLGGEDDELDEDGSKDARRWLKVVSAFEQPRFTYNVAKKHFERITTPPSLLPPPSHKTDSFRNRYHIIHQRLLRNESFQTSAITSFSRSSSNASFRSHKITPIANLLGRHGTTHLLLGMLIVLPTGALAISDLTGAITLDLSHAAAIPHDSAWFTPGMIVLVDGIYEEEEESVGKGLSGSSGVGGTIGGRFQGFFIGQPPCEKRRATLGVSGLDGMAGDEEHTIGGGFGWIDFLGVGSERAIGSKMRKLEQRLLRQQPAGQQRSRIVILGELNLDQPRSLQALKKVLSLYATDGEGETPMSFIITGNFTSCGVMASHGGGATTGTGGAGSIEYKEYFDALASTLADFPTLLTTATFVFVPGDNDGWVSAFGGGAAVPLPRRGVPGLFTSRVRRTFAAANQEAGLTGEKKGGEAVWTSNPSRLSLFGPGHEVVVFRDDISARLRRANVRLKGKEADGDGDVEMAGATQDNGDAMEVDGDEQQQEQRPSPVADPNAVPYDVLAARKLVKTILDQGYLAPFRQSIRPVHWDYTSPLYLYPLPTAVVLVDTTAPPFCVTYEGCHVMNPSSILVSGKKGVARWIEYEPGRTGKVRECTF
- the ABR1 gene encoding ABR1-like multicopper oxidase (CAZy:AA1; COG:Q; antiSMASH:Cluster_1; EggNog:ENOG503PA2X), which produces MKSSGVLSLAALSFATAAKAATVTYDWTATWVWAAPDGVGRPVVGINNAWPCPQIDATVGDTVIINFTNNLGNQTSGLHFHGINQVQTPEMDGPSGVTQCPVPPGSTLQYKFVVDVGGTFWYHSHNMGQYPDGLRGVFLVHDPNDPYAGSYDEEVILTVSDWYHNESLTMVRNMLQPSNTRFAPPIPDGMIINEGAGLNVNFTKGRKYRFRMISFAALASAMIHFDSHDINIIMNDADYLQKEVKYQLRIATAQRYDFIIECIDRDNDNYPFLISLDINRDWTNPDLGPLQWPHNYTGYLTMDYNKPNTKKDVVHKWKPADDSHFKPYDNEAILGGNDTNYDTLIKMDFAFCTDANGYPRACFNNLTYIDQKVPALYSAATTGDDNSNPIVYGQINPFIVNYGDVVQIVVNNQDAATHPFHLHGHHFQVLDRPKTGTGDWSGRDTNYNQKPPRRDTVTVMAHSHAVLRFKATNPGTWLFHCHIEWHVEMGLTATIIEAPDRLRNLTFPQDHLDACNKMGIPVSGNAAGNTQDYLDTTGMVTVPPTIYNGAMYAGSSSKKRGLMGRLASGMGSFFF
- a CDS encoding uncharacterized protein (antiSMASH:Cluster_1); translation: MIPLLLLISTKPHNISPVGLVDLSSSRSLLRSLSWPSLYLFIQGNTSAKSQCQLNLYSRVFHQPFIFITPNHTSKLFTLPSSLAFKYGNSKLTHPPKTATHTSNFHHFIPHVLISISIKVSPDFSSKLHSLFILSLLKTLPYRH